From Deferrisoma camini S3R1, the proteins below share one genomic window:
- the cas1 gene encoding CRISPR-associated endonuclease Cas1, translating to MGTLVVDSSVDEVRRDGQTLTLYKGGKLQGRVPVPPLERVVFQGGLRVDTRALHLLADQGVSVHFLSGRHGQWRATLVGQAHNDAGVRMGQFAAYHHGPTRLAIAREIVERKLRAQADNLLLWTEGSRPADAKACRAAAAGILEIAARVPAASAESLLGHEGAAARAYFDALARVVPASYGFAGRTRRPPTDPVNALLSLGYTLLHAEWERLVRLVGLDPAVGFYHALEFGRPSLVCDLVEPWRPAYDRWVVQQLRERAFRSTDFARGGARAGCWLKPAARKRFYLGFEGWAQPLRGAWRTEARDLAARLAERAAEARAAEAPGHDTA from the coding sequence GTGGGCACGCTGGTCGTGGACTCCAGCGTGGACGAGGTGCGGCGCGACGGCCAGACCCTCACCCTCTACAAGGGCGGAAAACTCCAGGGCCGGGTGCCGGTGCCCCCCCTGGAGCGGGTGGTGTTCCAGGGGGGCCTGCGGGTGGACACCCGGGCCCTCCACCTGCTGGCCGATCAGGGGGTGAGCGTCCACTTCCTCTCGGGGCGCCACGGCCAGTGGCGGGCCACCCTGGTGGGGCAGGCGCACAACGACGCCGGTGTTCGGATGGGGCAGTTCGCCGCGTACCACCACGGCCCTACCCGGTTGGCGATCGCCCGGGAGATCGTGGAGCGAAAGCTTCGGGCCCAGGCCGACAACCTGCTCCTGTGGACCGAGGGGTCGCGCCCCGCCGATGCCAAGGCGTGTCGGGCGGCGGCCGCGGGCATCCTCGAGATCGCCGCGAGGGTGCCGGCGGCCTCGGCGGAGTCGCTGCTCGGTCACGAAGGGGCGGCGGCCCGGGCCTACTTCGACGCCCTGGCCCGGGTGGTTCCGGCTTCGTACGGGTTCGCCGGGCGGACCCGCCGGCCTCCCACCGATCCGGTCAACGCTCTGTTGAGCTTGGGCTACACCCTGCTCCACGCCGAGTGGGAGCGCCTGGTGCGCCTCGTTGGCCTGGACCCGGCCGTGGGCTTCTACCACGCCCTGGAGTTCGGCCGTCCGTCCCTCGTGTGCGACCTGGTGGAGCCGTGGCGGCCCGCCTACGACCGGTGGGTGGTGCAGCAACTGCGGGAGCGCGCGTTCCGGTCCACCGATTTCGCCCGCGGCGGGGCCCGGGCCGGCTGCTGGTTGAAGCCGGCTGCGAGAAAGCGCTTCTACCTCGGGTTCGAAGGCTGGGCCCAGCCGTTGCGGGGCGCGTGGAGAACCGAGGCCCGGGACCTGGCCGCCCGGCTGGCCGAGCGGGCGGCCGAGGCGCGGGCGGCGGAGGCGCCCGGGCACGACACGGCGTGA
- a CDS encoding CRISPR-associated ring nuclease, producing the protein MADRARTRTKQTAPRDGVLLCTLGTTWLVVPEILGYLDPERYRVYPASWWRERAPAGVGPPAEVWAVTTLGDLALAGVNALRRYWDLLGPGAPALHVFAPEGVEDVAGAPEDDPMAELIYRLGLAARATGGTTLYSLAGGRKTMSSLLQKAAGVFGAERVFHVASTGAADQETRGIGPEDLAAHGLPRRVAEGIQPVDLGGEEPFEGLDWRLEGMEPVVPGRFPVEGTGSAEGVTIVRGLDGSLYREVESRRREAQRIAGNYFLHLLGQDARENFRSLYRLPASRIRALREDRLGADPRRRDEELAWLRRLPKADLHCHLGGAARPDDLPRLARAAAADAGDAFAEAEAAAADLMAWFRRTPPAAERGAEARQRIREARVGAGLPPQAFTAAVILGLSAVPAWLDLLTDPWADRGGSAEDRLRTYFAAGDLQGSSLLQGPRAIAEACRLLVERAAADRVRYLEVRCSPANLTRGGLTAAEALEAIRAGFRAACASVPGAPRVELLLIGTRHKDPEKFATHVALATADHDGQSPRVVGFDVAGDESTKSPKELRDRFEPLFRRCRKITIHAGETEPVERVWEAVYHLNADRIGHGLKLLDHPELLAHFRDRGTAVEMCPTSNDQVVGFAGPRRRDGPVYPLGQYLKRGVRVCVCTDNPGLSRTSWSEELWAAAAMTPGGLSRWDVLALVRTGFQAAFLPLPDRGDLLRRVDAEVYRTLTEEVP; encoded by the coding sequence ATGGCCGACCGTGCGCGAACGAGGACGAAACAGACCGCCCCGCGGGACGGGGTGCTCCTGTGCACCCTGGGCACCACGTGGCTCGTGGTGCCGGAGATTCTGGGCTACCTGGATCCCGAGCGGTACCGGGTGTACCCGGCTTCGTGGTGGCGCGAGCGGGCGCCGGCCGGGGTGGGACCCCCGGCCGAGGTGTGGGCGGTCACCACTCTGGGCGATCTGGCCTTGGCCGGGGTGAACGCGCTGCGGCGGTACTGGGACCTCCTGGGGCCCGGCGCGCCGGCGCTGCACGTGTTCGCCCCCGAGGGGGTCGAGGACGTGGCCGGCGCCCCCGAAGACGACCCCATGGCCGAGCTGATCTATCGCTTGGGTCTGGCCGCCCGGGCCACCGGGGGGACCACCCTCTACAGCCTGGCGGGCGGCCGCAAGACCATGTCGAGCCTGCTCCAGAAGGCCGCGGGCGTGTTCGGGGCCGAGCGGGTGTTCCACGTGGCCTCGACCGGGGCGGCGGACCAGGAGACCCGCGGCATCGGGCCGGAGGACCTGGCCGCACACGGGCTCCCGCGCCGTGTCGCCGAAGGCATCCAGCCGGTGGACCTCGGCGGCGAGGAGCCCTTCGAAGGTCTCGATTGGCGCCTCGAGGGCATGGAGCCGGTCGTGCCCGGGCGGTTCCCGGTGGAGGGGACGGGCTCGGCCGAGGGGGTCACGATCGTGAGGGGGCTCGACGGCTCCCTGTACCGGGAGGTGGAGTCCCGACGGCGCGAGGCGCAACGGATCGCGGGGAACTACTTCCTGCACCTCCTGGGCCAGGACGCCCGGGAGAACTTCCGGAGCCTCTACCGACTGCCGGCCTCCCGCATCCGGGCCCTGCGGGAGGACCGGCTGGGCGCCGACCCCCGCCGCCGCGACGAGGAGCTTGCGTGGCTGCGGCGACTGCCCAAGGCGGACTTGCACTGTCACCTGGGCGGGGCGGCCCGGCCCGACGATCTCCCCCGGCTCGCCCGGGCCGCGGCAGCCGACGCCGGAGACGCCTTTGCCGAAGCCGAGGCGGCCGCAGCCGATCTAATGGCGTGGTTTCGGCGCACCCCCCCGGCCGCGGAGCGCGGGGCCGAGGCTCGGCAGCGGATCCGGGAGGCCAGGGTGGGGGCGGGGCTCCCGCCCCAAGCGTTCACCGCGGCGGTGATCCTGGGGCTTTCGGCCGTGCCGGCGTGGCTCGACCTTCTGACGGACCCTTGGGCGGACAGGGGCGGATCGGCCGAGGACCGGCTCCGGACCTATTTCGCGGCCGGCGACCTCCAGGGGAGTTCTTTGCTCCAGGGGCCGCGGGCCATCGCCGAGGCCTGCCGGCTTCTCGTGGAGCGGGCGGCCGCCGACCGGGTGCGCTACCTCGAGGTCCGGTGCTCCCCGGCCAACCTGACCCGCGGGGGCCTTACGGCCGCCGAGGCCCTCGAGGCCATCCGGGCCGGGTTCCGCGCCGCGTGCGCGAGCGTGCCCGGGGCGCCCCGGGTCGAACTCTTGCTGATCGGCACGCGCCACAAGGACCCGGAGAAGTTCGCGACCCATGTCGCGCTCGCCACGGCCGACCACGACGGCCAGAGCCCCCGGGTCGTCGGGTTCGACGTGGCGGGCGACGAGTCCACGAAATCGCCCAAGGAGCTCCGGGACCGGTTCGAGCCGCTCTTCCGCCGGTGCCGCAAGATCACCATCCACGCGGGGGAGACCGAGCCGGTGGAGCGGGTGTGGGAGGCCGTGTACCACCTGAACGCCGACCGCATCGGCCACGGCCTCAAGCTCCTCGACCACCCCGAACTGCTCGCCCATTTCCGCGACCGGGGAACCGCCGTGGAGATGTGCCCCACCAGCAACGACCAGGTCGTGGGGTTCGCCGGCCCCCGCCGCCGGGACGGGCCGGTGTACCCCCTGGGCCAGTATCTGAAGCGGGGTGTGCGCGTCTGTGTCTGCACCGACAACCCGGGCCTGTCGCGCACCTCCTGGTCCGAGGAGCTGTGGGCGGCCGCGGCCATGACCCCCGGGGGCCTGAGTCGGTGGGACGTGCTCGCCCTGGTGCGCACCGGGTTTCAGGCCGCGTTCCTGCCGCTTCCCGACCGCGGTGATCTGCTGCGGCGGGTGGACGCCGAGGTGTACCGCACCCTCACGGAGGAGGTGCCATGA
- the csm6 gene encoding CRISPR-associated ring nuclease Csm6: protein MSEPRTVLVALAGLTPQVVTETLYALWREGDVPSEIHVLTTLPGRQRVRETLLDPHQGAFYRFCSDYGIDHRRIRFDLGTVHVLVTPDGRPVEDLRTARENAAVADQLAGFVRDLATDPGVRIHASLAGGRKTMTYYLGYALSLFGRPGDRLTHVLVSEDFEAHPEFFYPPPQPVDLRTRADKRIRTADARIDLVDIPFVRLREFVPAEVLRGSFSEIVAGAEQALAARCGGLRLDLDPATHTLWAAGRECRLRPQGFALYLHLVLVAGETEEPLPFLELVAEPRVEALWPDRARELGLRGEEARDLADRLEALALSKKGDRNFVSAVSKVNRALRESLPPAVAARLEIRRAGRSPVRYAVGIGPDAVRIVRTRAS, encoded by the coding sequence ATGAGCGAGCCCCGGACCGTGCTCGTGGCCCTGGCCGGGCTCACGCCCCAGGTGGTCACCGAGACCCTGTACGCCCTGTGGCGGGAGGGCGACGTGCCCTCCGAGATCCACGTGCTCACAACGCTTCCGGGCCGGCAGCGGGTGCGCGAGACCCTGCTCGACCCCCACCAGGGGGCGTTCTACCGGTTCTGCAGCGACTACGGCATCGACCACCGCCGGATCCGGTTCGACCTGGGCACGGTGCACGTGCTCGTCACGCCCGACGGCCGGCCGGTGGAGGACCTGCGCACGGCCCGTGAGAACGCGGCCGTGGCCGACCAGTTGGCCGGGTTCGTGCGCGACCTCGCGACCGACCCGGGGGTACGCATCCACGCCAGCCTCGCCGGGGGGCGAAAGACCATGACCTACTACCTGGGCTACGCCCTGTCGCTCTTCGGCCGGCCCGGCGACCGGCTGACCCACGTGCTCGTGTCGGAGGACTTTGAGGCCCACCCCGAGTTCTTCTACCCGCCGCCGCAGCCCGTGGATCTGCGGACCCGCGCGGACAAGCGCATTCGCACGGCCGACGCCCGGATCGACCTGGTGGACATCCCGTTCGTCCGGCTCCGGGAGTTCGTGCCGGCCGAGGTGCTCCGGGGCTCGTTTTCCGAGATAGTGGCCGGGGCCGAGCAGGCCCTGGCCGCCCGGTGCGGGGGGCTGCGGCTCGATCTGGACCCGGCCACCCACACCTTGTGGGCGGCGGGCCGGGAGTGCCGGCTTCGGCCCCAGGGGTTCGCGCTGTACCTGCACCTGGTGCTCGTGGCGGGTGAGACCGAAGAGCCCCTGCCGTTCCTCGAGCTGGTGGCCGAGCCGCGGGTCGAGGCCCTGTGGCCCGATCGGGCGAGGGAACTGGGTCTCCGGGGCGAGGAGGCCCGGGACCTGGCCGACCGCCTGGAGGCCCTGGCCCTGTCGAAGAAGGGCGACCGGAACTTCGTGTCGGCGGTGTCCAAGGTGAACCGGGCGCTTCGCGAGAGCTTGCCCCCGGCCGTGGCGGCCCGGCTAGAGATCCGCAGAGCCGGCCGGTCGCCGGTGCGCTACGCCGTGGGCATCGGCCCCGATGCGGTGCGGATCGTCCGAACCCGAGCCTCTTGA
- a CDS encoding CRISPR-associated endonuclease Cas1 encodes MKSLYLVESDGLEFVGVEGGALRIEQKGRAPWYVPAARVERAVVWGSVRLDTEALGLLLRRNVPISFVARGGETLGIVWSPAERLSRPAVLLAARRADPEWRQAYRRRLDAWVREARLDLARRIDPAAAERWCERGLRGRDWQAWRRARLDPLEPDVDPVWRYLRGLVWEMVTARVLREGFDPHAGVLDARQRYGFVREMTRPFVPWIDGCVLAGARAGLLRAGQEPSGELTPAQLRRWTARFEGDREWLDRDLGRRLGEVARLARDWQPSLDARRPPRERRAP; translated from the coding sequence ATGAAAAGCCTGTATCTCGTGGAAAGCGACGGGCTTGAGTTCGTGGGCGTCGAAGGCGGAGCCCTCCGGATCGAGCAGAAGGGCCGGGCGCCTTGGTACGTGCCGGCGGCCCGGGTGGAGCGGGCCGTCGTGTGGGGGAGCGTGCGCCTCGACACCGAGGCCCTGGGGCTGCTCCTGCGGCGCAACGTGCCGATCTCGTTCGTGGCCCGCGGCGGCGAGACCCTGGGCATCGTTTGGTCCCCGGCCGAGCGGCTTTCCCGGCCGGCGGTGCTCCTGGCTGCTCGCCGGGCCGATCCCGAGTGGCGCCAGGCCTACCGCCGCCGGCTCGACGCCTGGGTGCGCGAGGCTCGGCTCGACCTGGCCCGCCGCATCGACCCTGCCGCGGCCGAGCGGTGGTGCGAACGGGGGCTGCGGGGCCGCGACTGGCAGGCCTGGCGCCGGGCCCGGCTCGATCCCTTGGAGCCGGACGTGGACCCGGTGTGGCGGTACCTCCGGGGCCTGGTGTGGGAGATGGTCACGGCCCGGGTGCTCCGGGAGGGGTTCGACCCCCATGCCGGCGTCCTCGACGCCCGGCAGCGCTACGGGTTCGTGCGCGAGATGACCCGGCCGTTCGTGCCCTGGATCGACGGGTGCGTGCTGGCCGGGGCCCGGGCCGGGCTCCTCCGGGCCGGTCAGGAACCCTCGGGCGAGCTCACCCCGGCCCAACTGCGGCGCTGGACCGCCCGGTTCGAGGGCGACCGCGAGTGGCTCGATCGCGACCTCGGCCGCCGGCTTGGCGAGGTGGCCCGGCTCGCCCGGGACTGGCAGCCCAGCCTCGACGCCCGCAGGCCCCCGCGGGAACGGAGGGCGCCATGA
- the cas2 gene encoding CRISPR-associated endonuclease Cas2, whose protein sequence is MNRKLYLTSYDIRDPRRLQKVHRFCKERGLALQYSVFVMEGTDADRGSLAAGLEELIDPDEDDVRIYTLPQGVEVVPMGKASPLPPGVVLVGVGGAGRLLVPDEARAE, encoded by the coding sequence ATGAACCGCAAGCTCTACCTCACCAGCTACGACATCCGCGACCCCCGGCGGCTCCAAAAGGTCCACCGGTTCTGTAAGGAGCGGGGCCTGGCCCTCCAGTACAGCGTGTTCGTGATGGAGGGCACCGACGCGGACCGCGGGTCCCTGGCGGCGGGGCTCGAGGAGCTCATCGACCCCGACGAGGACGACGTGCGCATCTACACCCTGCCCCAGGGCGTGGAGGTCGTGCCCATGGGCAAGGCCTCGCCGCTGCCCCCCGGTGTGGTGTTGGTGGGGGTGGGCGGCGCGGGGCGGCTGCTCGTGCCCGACGAGGCCCGGGCGGAATAG
- the cas10 gene encoding type III-A CRISPR-associated protein Cas10/Csm1 yields the protein MTSETVPVLEVALAGLVHDVGKFMQRAHKEAELGTLAPHSAEAEGTYCPVTPDGRYTHRHVLWTDAFCDWLKAEVGAPPDLDLGLAQRLAVSHHRPDGSGAHEGLAACIAEGDRLSAGMDRRAAEEDAKGHRARNQPLRSPLAAVALGRGESPQRFHRLDELRPDTEGLYPVGDEEALAKGLPEAYARLWERFLAEAKGLRRSATGRHFVEGVQGLLERFTWAIPSSTVDLPDISLYDHSHTTAAFATCLAAYHGSGGGMDPARVRDREAPAFRMVVGDLSGIQRTLFTLASQGAKGVPKVLRARSFLLGAVVDAVAQAVLGRLGLPWPCRIQSAGGRFWILAPNTEAVDETVNAVAREVNAWLARRYLGELGLNLALTEPLRPAQFVGERFAEVLDAVGRAVDEAKARPLRGVPTGPLDVAYPHGPCSVCDQRPSAEGEGGRCGPCTEEERVGRKLPAARYLVFGPEKELDGAGLQPVSLPAGMGLALVDRSLPRETPAGWRIEAVNDEDPAYPRRFVATSVPSWEGDEWRDDPRYADLAAAPPDERPRPGAVKTFAHLARAAREVRDGAVRGRALLAILKADVDYLGFVFARGVPKERQSLSRYAALSRGLDVFFTAHLPWLIENDETFASTYTVYAGGDDLLLVGPWRQMAQLAGRLAEAFRAYVGENPNLTLSAAVYPLSPDASLARAAVEADEALDEAKEGGRDRVWLFGHVFRWAEYPKARETADMLVRWVDQKLLTRGFVRRLLEYSRRRKRASTHPAEAVWRAHLAYDLKRNVKNPEDRATVLELVGLGPDLRSRGDALEMLPAAVQWALNRLRT from the coding sequence ATGACGAGCGAAACCGTACCGGTACTCGAAGTGGCCCTGGCGGGGCTGGTCCACGACGTGGGCAAATTCATGCAACGGGCCCACAAAGAGGCCGAACTCGGGACCCTGGCCCCCCACTCGGCCGAGGCGGAGGGCACGTACTGCCCCGTCACCCCCGACGGGCGCTACACCCACAGGCACGTGTTGTGGACCGACGCGTTCTGCGACTGGCTCAAAGCCGAGGTGGGCGCCCCGCCGGACCTGGACCTGGGGCTCGCCCAGCGCCTGGCCGTCTCCCACCACCGGCCCGACGGTTCCGGGGCCCACGAGGGGCTGGCCGCGTGCATCGCCGAGGGCGACCGGCTCTCCGCCGGCATGGACCGCCGGGCCGCCGAAGAGGACGCCAAGGGCCACCGGGCCCGCAACCAGCCCCTTCGAAGCCCCCTGGCCGCCGTGGCCCTGGGCCGAGGCGAGTCCCCCCAGCGGTTTCACCGGCTCGACGAGCTCCGGCCCGACACCGAAGGGCTCTACCCCGTAGGGGACGAGGAGGCGCTGGCGAAGGGGCTCCCCGAAGCCTACGCCCGCCTCTGGGAGCGGTTCCTGGCGGAGGCCAAGGGACTTCGGCGCTCGGCCACGGGTCGGCACTTCGTGGAGGGGGTGCAGGGGCTTCTCGAGCGGTTCACCTGGGCGATCCCAAGCTCCACCGTGGATCTTCCGGACATCTCCCTGTACGACCACTCCCACACCACAGCCGCGTTTGCGACCTGTCTGGCGGCCTATCACGGGAGTGGGGGCGGGATGGACCCCGCCCGCGTGCGCGACCGCGAGGCCCCGGCGTTTCGGATGGTGGTGGGAGACCTCTCGGGCATTCAGCGCACCTTGTTCACCTTGGCGAGCCAGGGGGCCAAAGGGGTGCCCAAGGTGCTCCGGGCCCGCTCGTTTCTGCTCGGTGCCGTTGTCGACGCGGTGGCCCAGGCGGTGCTCGGCCGTCTGGGGCTGCCCTGGCCGTGCCGCATCCAGTCGGCCGGCGGACGGTTCTGGATTCTCGCGCCCAACACCGAAGCCGTGGACGAGACGGTCAACGCGGTGGCCCGCGAGGTGAACGCCTGGCTCGCCCGGCGGTACCTGGGGGAACTGGGCCTGAACCTCGCCCTCACCGAGCCGCTCAGACCGGCCCAGTTCGTGGGGGAACGGTTCGCCGAGGTCCTCGATGCCGTGGGCCGAGCCGTGGACGAGGCCAAGGCCCGGCCGCTCCGGGGCGTGCCCACCGGACCGCTCGACGTGGCCTACCCCCACGGCCCCTGCAGCGTGTGTGACCAACGGCCCAGCGCAGAGGGCGAAGGGGGGCGGTGCGGGCCCTGCACCGAGGAGGAGCGGGTGGGCCGCAAGCTTCCGGCGGCCCGCTACCTCGTGTTTGGGCCCGAGAAGGAGCTCGACGGGGCGGGCCTTCAGCCGGTGTCGCTCCCGGCCGGCATGGGCTTGGCCCTCGTGGACCGCTCGCTCCCCCGGGAGACCCCGGCAGGGTGGCGGATCGAGGCGGTCAACGACGAGGATCCCGCCTACCCAAGGAGGTTCGTGGCGACCTCGGTGCCCTCGTGGGAGGGGGACGAGTGGCGCGACGATCCCCGGTACGCCGACCTCGCGGCCGCCCCCCCCGACGAGCGCCCGCGTCCCGGAGCGGTGAAGACCTTCGCCCATCTGGCGCGGGCGGCCCGCGAGGTGCGGGACGGGGCCGTGCGGGGCCGGGCCCTACTGGCCATCCTCAAGGCCGACGTGGACTATCTGGGGTTCGTGTTCGCCCGGGGCGTGCCGAAGGAGCGACAGAGCCTCAGCCGGTACGCCGCCCTTTCCCGGGGGCTTGACGTCTTCTTCACGGCCCACCTGCCGTGGCTCATCGAGAACGACGAGACGTTCGCCTCCACCTACACGGTGTACGCCGGGGGCGACGACCTGCTGCTCGTGGGGCCGTGGCGGCAGATGGCGCAGTTGGCCGGGCGGCTCGCCGAGGCGTTTCGGGCCTACGTGGGCGAGAACCCGAACCTCACCCTGTCGGCCGCCGTGTACCCCCTGAGCCCCGACGCCTCGCTCGCGCGGGCGGCCGTGGAGGCCGACGAGGCCCTCGACGAAGCCAAGGAGGGCGGCCGGGATCGCGTCTGGCTCTTCGGGCACGTGTTCCGGTGGGCCGAGTACCCGAAGGCGCGCGAAACAGCGGACATGCTGGTCCGTTGGGTCGACCAAAAGCTCCTCACCCGCGGCTTCGTGCGAAGGCTTCTCGAATACAGCCGCCGGCGGAAACGGGCGAGCACCCATCCGGCCGAGGCGGTGTGGCGGGCCCATCTGGCCTACGACCTCAAGCGGAATGTCAAGAACCCGGAGGACCGGGCCACCGTGCTCGAGCTCGTGGGGCTCGGCCCCGACCTGCGCTCCCGGGGCGATGCCCTCGAGATGCTGCCGGCCGCGGTCCAGTGGGCGCTCAACCGGCTTCGCACCTGA
- the csm2 gene encoding type III-A CRISPR-associated protein Csm2: MANGRYGHHQGNRGGGRGGDTLPRPQPVTYFRNDNLDPALVDEAAQDWAERIKSLKPTQLRRFFDEVRAIERQFELEAQKKGDREAAFAAVRPRFKMLKARAAYAKGRLGRNMPDDFLQFMVNHTHAVQTARDFDAFLKHFEAVVAFHKYLSPER; encoded by the coding sequence ATGGCAAACGGAAGGTATGGACACCACCAAGGAAACCGTGGGGGCGGCCGCGGGGGCGACACCCTGCCTCGGCCCCAGCCGGTCACGTACTTCCGGAACGACAACCTGGACCCCGCGCTGGTGGACGAGGCGGCCCAGGACTGGGCCGAGCGTATCAAGTCCCTGAAGCCCACCCAGTTGCGCCGCTTTTTCGACGAGGTGCGGGCCATCGAGCGTCAGTTCGAGCTCGAGGCCCAGAAGAAGGGAGACCGCGAGGCGGCGTTCGCGGCGGTTCGCCCCCGGTTCAAGATGCTCAAGGCCCGGGCCGCCTACGCCAAGGGGAGGCTGGGCCGCAACATGCCCGACGATTTCCTTCAGTTCATGGTCAACCACACCCACGCCGTGCAGACGGCTCGGGACTTCGACGCCTTCCTGAAGCACTTCGAGGCGGTGGTGGCCTTCCACAAGTACCTTTCGCCCGAGCGCTGA